AGCGATTAGGTCAGCTCAGCCCGCTCGacgaacagaaaattcagcccctagtctttgacctgctcttgtagccacagtatttatatagctagcccagttcagtttctggtcaatggtaaacaccaggatgctgatagtgggggattcagcgataataatgccattgaatgtcaaggggtgatggttggattctctcttgttggtgatggtcattgcctggcacttgtgtgacatgaatgttacttgccactcttcagcccaagcctggatattgtccaggtcttgctgcatttggacatggactgctcctacttcctatgttcttataactctgggagttggggaggaagTAGTGAAAGCAAAATAAGCTTTGCTGTGATgaagttgccatggtcaccacaAACCAGTCAGGAGGCCAGGAGCAActtgacactcactgatagatgCTCGATATTATGTTGTGAATAACTGAGGTATCACAAACAAGAGAAAAGTGACTTAATTTATAGCAAAATACTTtattgaataaaaaaataaataaatacaagtcCCTATTATTAAATACATCCCAAAATACTATTCAGCTTCACAAGTTAAATCCAGGCGGCAGTCAAGATTGATTCCATCATGCAGACCATGTTTTaacataaaacatgtcccttcacgtGCCACAGCCCTTGCTAATCTTTGGCCGGCTTGCACACCTGATCGAAAATTTTCAAGTTTTGCCCAGGTGAAAAGTTAAAAATATCCAAACACAAGTTGCCAATTGGATGCTCAGAATTCCAGATCATTTGTCGTTTTTCCATTTGGGATCCATTCCAAAGTGAATACCCAGTGGAAGAATCCATGCTTTGTGGAGTGACTGTTAAGAAGCTCATGTGTGGGGCCAATGTCCATGGAGTCGGATATCTCCACCATAGAGGTGGACATCTCCACCATGGAGTCGGACATCTCCACCATGGAGTCGGACATCTCCACCATGGAGTCGGACATCTCCACCATGGAGTCGAACATCTCCACCATGGAGTCGAACATCTCCACCATGGAGTCGGACATCTCCACCATGGAGTCGGACATCTCCACCATGGAGGTGGATATCTCCACCATGGAGTCGGACATCTCCACCATGGAGAGAACCAGGAGAGGTGACTCCCAAACATGAATCCTATTGACTTCTAAAAGGAAGCAGGGAAGACTAAAACTTATTTGTAAGCCCTGAGAAGGAATGATTCAAACCAGCTGATGGCAAGGTGAATGATGGGCATGGTAATGGAGtggttgtgagttcaaatcccactaagaCAACTGGGGaacttcaattaattaaattcttGAACAAAAAAACTAGTCTCCATAATGGTGCCCATGGAAATCCTGGATTGTCAAAACAATCCCATcttggttcactaaagtcctttagggaaggaaatttgccaatTTGACCGGGTCTGGCCTTTTTCTTTGTGATttcagacccacaccaatgtgggtgactcctaactgccctctgaaatggccgagtaaGGCCCTCAGTTATACTCAgggatgcagctcaccaccaccttctcaagggcagtgaggattagacaataaatgctggcctagccacatcccatggatgaaaaaTAAATCCTGATTTCAAAGCAGTGAAGATCAGATGAGGCGGAAGGTTGCAGAGGATGCTGTGTTTAGAGGAATGTTCTGATTTGTAATGGTCACAGAGATTGTTCTTTGATACCACagttaaaaaaggagagagagagagacacacacacacacgtaagaGGTAAAAAGATTGATGACTTATGAGGTGACAAGCGTGTGCTTGCATCACACCCAGGAGTGCAAGACGGTCTTCCCAGATATGTGTGTGCAACCAGAGAGTGCATAGCAACTAGATGTTGACCAGACGTGCAACAGAGGCAAATGCGCAATGATAACTGTGAGTTACATtcaattaacattttttaaaaaacagcattCAGCAATAAATAAAGGATGATACAAGCTCATGTGAGGACAAAAAAATAATTTACATTGTTATAAATACATTCTTGAGGCATCAGCCAACAGAAGATTCAGTGCCAATCACACATTCGATTGGCACATTGCCCAATAATTCCGAGATACCAGGCAGTTCATATACAGGTGAGACAGCCAGGTGAAGATTCTCACCTGGCAGCTCCAGACATTTGGTGATTAGTGTATCCCTGGGAGTATCAGTTTAAATAAGATTTGTCATAACTTAAATCAGGGCTGACTGAGGACAAACATGAATGCCCAGCACAGGCTTTCCAAACATTTGTTTGACACATCAGCTTATTCGGATTTTGATTATTGCACACTTGTTTCCTTATGTGATCACAACAGGGGTCATCCACCTTTAGCATGAAGAATCCCAGAGAGCATATAAGAAGGCCATTGGGCCCAGCTGGTCCATGCAAGCCTCCTTCCACCCTTCTTCAGCCAATCCCATCACTATGTCCGTCCATTCCTTTATCCCTTGTGTACttctctagcttcctcttaaatgcatctataccattcacctcaaacactccccgtgctagcgagttccacattctaaccgctCTCTGGGTaactcctgaattccctattggatttattagtggctctcttatatttatggcctctcACTCTGATCTTActtgcaagtggaaacattttctctacatcTGCCCCATTTGAAACCTTtcttaattttaaagacctctaggAGGTGATCCCATTCTGACTGCCATACATTGGTAAAGGTTCAGGTCTGTGTCAGAgatgtggtgggggggcagggtagggAGGGGGTGCTCGTGGGTGGGGAGGAACGGAATTACTGGTCAGTGCTGCTTTACTTAACTGAACTAATTCAGCCATGGCAACATTGTGGGAGAACAGCTTTGATACATACTTCCACTGAAAAAACGCTTGGTGCCATTGACTGAGTCCACCCGTCGCCATCTTGGATCAGAAAGGTCATGACCCGCGCAACACCTGCAAGGTGTGCAGCGGGGGCTAGGGGAGGTGCTGTGAACAGGCGCCGGAAAAATAATTACTCTGATGGTGgctggtcattctcacattgctgtgttgtgtgggactgtgctgtgcgtaaattggctcCTTCGATTTCCATATCACAACTATGACCACTTTTCTGAAGTACTGGGGTGTGTCGGGGTTATAAAAGGTGCTGTGTGCGAGTTCTTGCTGTAAAGGCATTCGCACCCATTTCGTGTGGGACCCTTTGAGCCAATAAATCCCTAATTGACCTGGGCTGAGTTGGAACCCAGCTGCCAGAGGCCCAAACCCACCGAACTTCACAAACCATTGCACCCTGTTGGCCAACAAcaacaagaaaaaaaaacatcaCAAACAAGAGCGAAAAGATTCCTCACAAAGCAAATATTCCAAAGAAGGTCTTGCCCTCTGTCTTGTCCAGGTATTTGGCCACGTTCGCTGGGACCCGAGAGAAGATCCTGTCCCCGGCCTCAAAGTCAAAGATGGCGCCCTGGTAGGAGGTCTTGTACCAGGGGTCGTCGTGGTGACCATGGTGGCAGACCGACTTGGTGGCCTTCAGCAGGATGGTCTCTTCTGGATAAGCCAAGGAGAGCTTGTGCATGTCATGGCTCAGGAAGATAGTGCTCTCCTCGCACTGGCTATAATAGAAAACTACCTGGGTGTAGATGAAGTAGAAGCCAGTCTTCTTGATCAGCAGACTGTTGTTGGAGAACTCAATTCCGGAGGAGAATGCAATGCCGGATTCCTCTTGCCAAGTCAGCTCATCGGACTCTCCCTTGATGGGATcggctgagagagaaagagagagagagagagagaaaatacaaGCGTAAGTATATGATCATCAGTCTATCTTTCTCTTTTTCCCCCATGATAGTGGTGGGGAAGGCAAACAATTTATATAGTCCtggaagtgaggggagggtggtttGACACATTGAAAGATGGAAGATTCCCAAAATCCAGGCACTCAGTGTCTTATCATAACCCttacattgacctgaaacattaactctgactctctctccatcaatgctgcctgacctgcttccagcattttgctttcagtTTTCCTGAATCCCCAGTATTTCGCTCATATTAAGTAGGAGTGTCTGGTAAGTTGTGACCTGCTCATTGGATAGGGTACAGCACCCTCTGCTCTGATAAACATGTGCCACAATGGCAGAAGATCGCCCTCTCCTGGACAGATGTCAGTCTAACATGATTgaaatgcttcatttgttttactctctccatCCTCAAACTCAGGCTCCTTTcttcacctctctctttctcttaaaaCTAAGCATTACATATGccatacagtacagaaacaggccatcgaATGCAACCGGTCCATGCCAAGTACCCAATGGATCACTGTCTAGTTCTAAATTAAGGCCCTATGTTGacctttgttttattcattcacaggatgtgagtgtcattggctgggccagcatttattgcccatccctaattgcccttgagaaggtggtggtgagctgccttcctgaactgttgcagtccatgtggtgtaggtacacccacagtactcttagggagggagttccaaggctttgtcccagcgacaatgaatgaacggcgatatattttcaagtcaggatggtgagtgacttggaggggaacctccaggtggtggtgttcccatctacctgctgaggactcaagttctgtcgaagggtcatgaggactcgaaacgtcaactcttttcttctccgccgatgctgccagacctgctgagtttttccaggtaattctgtttttgttttaaatataccCCAGCCTGGTTCAAGAGCTCTCAGACCCTTCTTGCTCAGTGTGGTTCAGGCAGTGAACAGTAGAGGGCAGTTGGTGCCAACGAGAGaattcagagagggagggagagagacccagatactaCAAAAGGGTAAGGAGTAACACCAGGATGTTAAAGTCTAACAGCGTCTGAGGTTAACATTCTGCGGTTACAGGAAGGACACATTAACAGATTTGTCTGCTTCTTTGCTGCCCTGTAGTATACATCATTATGTAAAATAATGAATCGTCCTTTGATAGTCTGCTAAACATCAACAATAGGCTGGTACCTGTCAAGTGAGCTGCAATTCTTCCCCTTGGGTCATTTCCCACCTGCTTCCTGAGATGATGCAAACCTGGAGATGGAAAAGACGGGGATTCTCAGTCACTATTGtaacacagactgactgaaaactgactgacagtgagagggagacagagagtgaaatacaTTCACATGTGCCAACACAGTCAGAggcagcgagaaagagagagacagagagatggagaggcagggagggatgCTCACAGAGAGAAAAGTAGTCAGAGAGATAAAGacagcagagacaggcagagagacaggcagagagacaagcagagagacagggaaagatagacagatggggagaggcAGACATgttcagagagtgagacagagggaaagagagagagcaagcaagatggggagacagagcaagacagagaaaaTGAGCAAGATACAaacagatacagagggagagagaacgcaCACAAGACAGctatagagacagagggagacacacagaatcAGGGACAcaagggaagagacagagaacatggagagagtcacacacaaacaggagCTGAGACACACaaaagagggacagggaaagagacagagatatagaGCACTTACCACTGTTAGCAGACAAATCCTCAGCTCCTCTCACCGCTGCTTTCTGCAGAAGGTAACAGACAGACTTTGAGATTAAACATTCTGAGTGAAGCTTCAAAATTCCTACAGATCAGGGTGGACACTCAGGGATAATCAATCTTAGTCTGCAGCAGGAGCTATGGTATTGCCTGCCCATCGTACTGCCTGGTCAATACTGGGTCTCTCGGACCTCAGTGCAGCCCAGCATGGAACTGGGTGTACAATAGGCTGATAGCATAAAACTGTCCAGATTGTATCCCCCAATTTGTTCCGTGCTTTGAATGGAGTCGCTGTGCCCGCTAAAATAGACAGATTCAAGATTCAGTTACAATGGTGGACAGAGAAACATTGCACCGAAATTTAACCATCTGGTAACATCGCCAACAATAACTTCACAACCAGCAGCGTCCAGGTGGTCACCCTGAGGTGCCAGGGTATTCAGAGCTCAGAGGATCAATGACTGGGTCACTAATCCGGGCACCGCTTTACCTCTGGCTAATTTGACTTACAAGGCTAAAATCGGGGCGGGGGCCAGTTTTGCGCTGGAAATTTGcgcctctctctgcctttctgccTCTGGCTAGGCACTGGGAATTGGAAATTCGGCAGCATGCCAAGTCGATCACTGCCCCTAACGTGTGGCTGGGAGTAACCGCGGCAGCCGAGTGTCCTCGGAGTTCGGCGCAACGACGGGCGCAAATTCGGCGTAACGCGGGCGGCGAGCAGAGAAATTAGCAAGAAATTCCCACCAACCCCACGCCAGACCTAAATTCACGCGGAGCGAAATAAAATGCAGACAATCGTCCGCCTTCAACTGCAGGGAGAGTAGCCAAGTCAACGAGACTTAATgtcttcagttaaaaaaaaatggagcATGAAAGAGGAACTACACAAAAAaagagaggaacttaaaataaaTCTGGTTTACTTACTCGGTTTGCATCTGGGGGTCCAATCTGACAGAAGAGGAGGTAgaaggacacagacacaaaagccAGAACTGCAATGGTGCAGGAAAGTTTAAGGAAGCGGCTGCCTTGATGTCCCATCTTTTCCACTGCAATCTCCCTGCCATTCTCAAGGTCTGGTAACATCTTCTCGTGGCTCATGGTCTTCACAGTTCCGCTTCAGGGGgttggtctctctgtctctcaagtTGCATCTGGCCTCAGACGCTGAAGCTGCGAAGTATTTGAAGCGGCTCACGGGAATTACCCAGCTCAGCTCAGCCTTCGAAATTGGGGCTGTGCACAAATTACACAGAaaaaaagagtgagagtgagagagattgagagataagCAGACGGAGtttgagagatagatagagagtcacacacacagatcaagaaattaaaagaaaactggtttagatgtgaatataaaagtttattttttaaGGTATTGGGGTATTCCCCCCCACCCATTAACCTTTTATTCACATCTTCATACTTTATTCACATTTTCCAAAGTGAAAGTTAATGAAATCGTTGATAAGAAACAGGATGATCCATTCATTGAAAGCCATTTCCAGGATAGTgcaaaaggaatttttttttttttaccgaTCTATAGATCTGGAGGATTAATGGATCCAGTCTAAAAGGGAGGAAGTTGGATTTTATGAACTTTTCTTTCCCAAAAAATAAACAAAGGACAAGCTGAAGGGAAAGAATGATTAGAATGAGGGGAaggaatggttagaatgtggttCAAATTGGGAACACGTTGCAAGTATCCACACAAACGGATCCAAGCTGGTATTAAATGGGTTAATTCCTTCCCTATTACCAGGCATTGTAAGGAATTCAATCCAATTCCTCCTCAAATTGTACAAAATTGGAATAGGATTGGCTGCACTGCTCCTCAAGACTCCTCTGCTAtgtaataaaatcatggctgacccttCAACTCAATTCCACCCTCCTGCTCTATCGCCACATCCATTCATTCACTTTGagttcaaaaatctattgatctttgTCGTGAGTACGCTCAACAGCTGAGAAACTAAACGCTCTGGGGTGGAGGATTCCaaccattcacaaccctctgagagaagaaattactcctcaccTTGGTTCTCAATGTCTGTCCCCTCACCTTGAGATGATACCCCTTCGTTCTGGACAGccttctccagccaggggaacagCCCTCAGTATCTAACCCATCATGCCCTCTGAGAATCTTATATGATTCAAAGAGGGCATCTCTCATTGTTCTGAATTCCAGCAAGTATTGGCCCATTCTAGTCAATCCCTCCTCATTAGACAGCCCTGTCATCGCAGGGAttaacctagtgaatcttcattACACTCCTTACAAGGCATGTATGcccaatcaaaaacagaattacctgaaaaaactcagcaggtctggccaatCATTGTTTAGAATTCAGTTTAAATCCATCCTATTCCCAGTCATTGAACAGCATTCAATGAGTCTCTCCCAATCCCTCCAATTATATTCAGTTTTAGTGCACTAAACCCCATTGCGTCTTTTCCACTGTCTTGAATTCCAGGGAATTAAAGAATTTTTCCTGCTGACTCCCAATGTACAGAATTTCCCCAATCCCCAATTGAGTGGTGTCCATGGTGTTTCAGTTTGACCATTCCTTGCCCTGCCTTTTGGGCTGTTTTGCTTAGAATTTATGTCTGAATGGATTTTTCAGACAACCAGTGCCACAAAAGCTTGTCAGTTTCATTATTCTAGGATTTGACCCTAAGGCTGTAACTTAACTATGACATTCTATAGCGCAGTCGAGGTTCTGCATCTCATGATATATTTGCTGACCAATCGCCATAGGTAACATGTGAACACTCCTTTCGTTATTTCAATTTATGTGCCATTAAGCCTAGTCAACTATCTTATGCTCTGTCTCATTTTTCAGaaaatcattcacgggatgtgggcttcgctggctgggccagcattaattgcccatccctagttgcccttgagaaggtggtggtgagctgccttcttgatctgctgcagtccctgtggggtaggtacacccacagtgctgttaggaagggagttgcaggatttagacccagcgacagtgaaggaacagcgatatatttccaagtcaggatggtgagtggtttggagagcAACTTCCAGatgatagtgttcccatctatctgctgcccttgtccttctaggtggtagtggttgtgtctttggaaggtgctgtccaaggagccttggtgaattcctgcagtgtttaTCTATCTGACTAAGCTATTTATTTGTCATCTTGCCATGGATGAGTGTTCTTACGGGTGAGTTAGAAGGTTGAAGCCCCACTATGAGACCTGAACATGGTAACACTTCAGCGATGTAGTTGATGAGCTCTGCCTTGTACCCTTTTACAGTCATAAAAAGCTCTTGTCAAAACCGATATAGAGAACTGAGTTGAATGGGCCTACCCtccatggaatttagaagaatgagagatgatctcattacATTATATATGATTCTGAGAGGCCtgtacagttctgagcaccaAAACCCAGGAGGGATATATTGGTCTTAGAGAGGGTGTGAGCACAGATTCCCCAGAATAATAGCTAAAAATGATTAAATTACAAATCTGCATAGTCTGTCTTGTATTCTCCTGCATGTAAGAAGTTATCTAACTTCTTGATCATGTGTCTCACATGATCAAAAGATCTGAAGGAGCAGCTCAagataaactatttcctctggtgtggggtgatggggggaagtCCAGTGTTATAACTCACTGCTCAGTCACCAAGGAAAGGACAAAACTAGAGCTAGTCTTTCCTTAACATAAGTTTATTCACAAAACCCAGAGACAGACTCCTTGTTCCTCCTACCCAGGTGAAAACCAGATCTTATATATACTTAAGAATAGTGTCCTAAGCTTTCTGCAATTGGTCTCAGTTGCTCTCACTCACAACCCGAGCATCACTTCATTGTGACCAGATGCAACAGTAACATCCAGAATAAAGGGACATAATCTTAGTTAGGAATGAGGCCCTCGGGGcgtagtcagggggtgggggcaggcttCATCACACTAAGGGTAATGGTAATCTGGAACAATCTCCCCCAAGAAAATGTTcaaactgagatggatagatttttggtggGCTAAGGGGTATTGAGGAGTATGGAACTGAgataggtaaatggagttaaggtacagatcagccatgactgaactGAACTCAGGAGATCTGATCAGCATGTTCAGCACTCTGGATAAATGATCAACAAATTCTTTCCActgcgagtgagtgggtgaagaGGGGGAAATAGATATAATTTCAGTGAAAGAGGAAAGGATTAttttctggaggaggcagagagctgTTTGGAGTCGGAATTTCCAatcagaaaaacagaattacatttAAGAGGGGAACTCAATACATATTTCAAGCACAGAAATTTGATAGAAATGGGACTAAGGGGAGAattaatccagagagccaggctgAGCACAATGAGCAGAGCTGCCTAGTTTACAGTACAGCAGGAGACAATCTAACCTGTTGTGCTTACTCTCAACACCCCACTTTTTGCCTGTAACCCAGTGAGTTCCTGATCCTCAAAAAACTTGCAccaccaatttaaaaaaaaaatattgcgGAATCAGCTTCCAGCATCTGCGCGGGTagaacattccagatcccaacaactCCCCCTTGTCTCCTCGTTGGATGCTTTGGCAGTCATTTTTAAATCGACagcctctggttattgacctacTTGCCAGAGAACGCTCATCTATTTTATCTAAACCCTTTTCGAGGCATCCCAGcttaagtgattttttttcccaattaaaattccaccagctgctgtggtggcaGGGTTTGAACCCATACCCCTAGGGTATTAGCGTGGGCCTCCTGATTACCACCATACTGCCATCTACCTACTGGTGCCTGGGCACATCAGCCAGGGCCTGGCTGGAGACTTGTTGTGGAGTTAGGCCATTTGAATGAAACCAGGATTGTGCAAGGAATCAGTGGAGAAGTCATAAGGTATGAAGCTTTACATTGTTTGTGCAGCACAgaattggccattcagcccaacaggctcctgctggtgtttatactctaCGCTACTTCCCTACTGCTCTACTTTAGTTGACCCTATcaacaagaccataagacataggagcagaaattaggccattcggcccattgagtctgctccgccattcaatcatggctgataagtttctcaacctcattctcccaccttttccctgtaacctttgatccccttaccagtcaagaacctatctatctcggtcttaaatacactcaatgacctggcctccacagccttctgtggcaatgaattccatagattcaccactctctggctaaagaagtttctcctcatctctgtgacCAGATGCAACCTTCAATTCATTTCCTTTCTGATGTGTTtatccagtttccccttaaatgcttcAACCACTCTGTGTGAGGtcacaagttccacattctccccactctctggttaaaggagtttctcctgaattccccaatgCATTTATTAATGACTCTCTTATACTTGTGGCCCCTAGTTCTCATCTCACCTTACAAGTGGAAACATATTTTCTATGTCAGTTCGATCAaactccttcataattttaaagatctcgaTAATTTCACTCCTCAACCTTCACTTTTCTAGAGAAAGGGAGACCCAGTCGGCTTATCTGCTTTCTGGagagtcgctgggtcaaaatcctggaactccctccctaacagcactgtggatgtacctacaccacatggactgcagcggttcaagaaagtagctcaccaccaccttctcaagggcaattagggatgggcaataaatattggcccagccagtgaagcccacatccagtgaatgaataaaaaaacccctTTCAATCTGGCACCATCTCTCACAATCTTTttatgcaccttctccagtgtctctctatctccttctatATGACAGAGACTAGAGCTGTGCACAATACCCTCCCAGTGTGACCTCACCGAGGGTCttcacaagtttaacataacttccctgcttttcaattatATTCCCCTAGAAATGGCACCCTTGTTTGCAATTTTTCTGGCTTTGGGTATTGCAGGCTTAAGCAAATGCTTTTTAAATAAGATAAATAATTTTACTGGAAACGGGTGCAGTCAACATTAACAGGTGTGTGAGACATCCTGCTAAAATCCCCAGGGAGA
The nucleotide sequence above comes from Carcharodon carcharias isolate sCarCar2 chromosome 19, sCarCar2.pri, whole genome shotgun sequence. Encoded proteins:
- the LOC121291322 gene encoding tumor necrosis factor-like, with translation MSHEKMLPDLENGREIAVEKMGHQGSRFLKLSCTIAVLAFVSVSFYLLFCQIGPPDANRLKADDCLHFISLRVNLGLAWGWWEFLANFSARRPRYAEFAPVVAPNSEDTRLPRLLPATRILKLHSECLISKSVCYLLQKAAVRGAEDLSANSGLHHLRKQVGNDPRGRIAAHLTADPIKGESDELTWQEESGIAFSSGIEFSNNSLLIKKTGFYFIYTQVVFYYSQCEESTIFLSHDMHKLSLAYPEETILLKATKSVCHHGHHDDPWYKTSYQGAIFDFEAGDRIFSRVPANVAKYLDKTEGKTFFGIFAL